The genomic interval CGTTCTAAACAATCGTTCTATTAGTAAAACGCTTCGCTCACAGGTCATCCCTACGAAAAATGGAAAGGGATAATTTATGCTTTTCGCATCACTCCATAAATACAACCATTCATCTTTCTAAAATCGCTTCTGCGTCTATTGTGATGTATACATCGTCTCCCACGACCTTTCCACCATCGAGTGTCTCTGCGTCCCAACTCACTCCGAAATCGTGACGATTGAAGACTGTCTCCGCATAAAATCCGATTCTATAATCATCGAACGGAGAATGAACCTTACCATTGAAACGTACGGCGAGGGTAACTGTTCTCGTTACTCCCCGAATCGTCAAATCCCCCATCACTTTGTATTGATATTTGCCAGTAAGAATGACTTTCGTGGAGCGGAATTCTATGAGAGGATGATTCTGCGTGTCGAGAAAATGGTCACTCCGCAAATGTGCATCTCTTTCCTCTTCGTGTGTGCATAAGTTTTGAGCGTAAACTTTTGCTTCTGTATATGCTTCTTGTGGTTTTTCGGGGTCGAACTCGAGAAATCCTTCGATGTTTTTGAGATGTCCACGAACGTCCGTCACCATCATATGGCGCACGCAAAACTCTGCTGCGGTGTGACCGGGTTCGAACCTCCATCGCGCCATAAAATTGCTACGCTCGATGCACTATACCTCGAATCGCATTCGAGCGAGCGATTTCAATAGAAAGGTAATAGGATTCGAAACTGCAACTTTTAGAGATCGAAAATCTGCTCTTTATTAGAAACTCGGGTTACTGTAAACGCTTTGTCTTTTACTTTTCACAAATGATGCACTCGAAATGACTTTTCTTTGCGCAGAAGAAGTGGC from Fimbriimonadales bacterium carries:
- a CDS encoding YceI family protein; the protein is MARWRFEPGHTAAEFCVRHMMVTDVRGHLKNIEGFLEFDPEKPQEAYTEAKVYAQNLCTHEEERDAHLRSDHFLDTQNHPLIEFRSTKVILTGKYQYKVMGDLTIRGVTRTVTLAVRFNGKVHSPFDDYRIGFYAETVFNRHDFGVSWDAETLDGGKVVGDDVYITIDAEAILER